The nucleotide sequence TTTGCTGTAATTCATATTAAAAAGCGAAGAGGCGCCGGTCCACGGGAGCTATACGCCTATTATAAAAAGTATATTCAGCAGGCACTTAAGGCTGATAGCGTATTGGATCCGACATCAAAAATGGTTACCGAAAAATAACATTTAAGATTTTGTAAACACCTTTTCAACTTTATTGGTTGTATTTTTCTGAAAAACCAAGACCAATATGAATATATTTGAAGCCATTCGAAAAGATCACGATCTGCAACGGGAGTTGTGTGATAAATTAACAAAAACTGAAGGTGCCAGCGATACCAGAAAGCAACTGTTTAAAGCATTGAAACACGAATTAAATGTTCACGCTATTGCCGAAGAACGTCATTTCTACTCACCCTTAATTCACAATGATATGATGCAGGAACACGCCCGTCACGGGATTGCAGAGCATCACGAAATTGACGATCTGGTAGAACAACTGGAAGAGACCGATATGGATTCTCCTGCCTGGCTGGTCTATGCCAAGCAACTATGTGAAAAAGTAGAGCACCATCTTGAAGACGAGGAACATACCTTCTTTCAATTGGCCGGAAAGGTATTTACCGAAACTCAGAAGAAAGCACTGGCAAAAGACTACCGGGAAGCGATGAGTGAAAAGCGATAATTCCGTTAATATTGTTACTTTGAGGTACTAAAACGCTGAGCAATTATTTTTTCCGCAGGTTTGTTCTGGGGCGTAAACTGTGAGTTCTCTATGCCACCAACCGTGTGATGATCTGGGAACCACTTCCAGACAAATCCGCCGGCTATCCATGGTTCGTCCCATAATTCATCAAATAATGCCTGGGTGAGATTGGTTTGGGCTTCCATATTTACCTCTTTCATATCCCTGTCGCTCTTCCATGGTTCCTTTCCGGCATAGTCGACACTTCTGTATCCAAACTCTGTAAATACTATTTTTAGATCATTAGCTTCAGATAACGCTTTCATTTCGGCCTTCCATGGCTGCCATCCCGCTTTAGCCTCTTCAATACCGGGTGTTTTACTTTCAGAAACAGGAAAATAGGCATCCACTCCAATATAGTCGAGTTGATTCCAAAAAGGAACCCGTTTGTATTCATCCCAATTGGCTGCGTAGGTCAGTTTTCCGTGGTAAACTTCTTTAACTTCAGCTATAAGGGTATTCCAGAAATCTGTACGTGACACGATAAACTGTTCCAGTTCTGTCCCAATACAAAACATATCGGCTCCGGTTTCCTGTGCTACTTCAGCGAATGTTAGAATAAAACCGCGATAGCTGTCTTCTAACACCCTCCATTCTTCTTCGGAATTCAATTTTAAATACCCGGTAAATTCCCCTCTTGACAGCCAAAGTTGAGGTTTCACCATGACCTTAATATTATTTTCATGAAGCATATCGATACACTGCTTCACCCCTCTTCTTGTCTCTCCAAACCACTGTCTTTGGGTGTCGAAAATAACCTTAGGATCGTCCACCGAACGGATAAAACCGAAAGGCATAATAGCAGCATAATTTGCATTCACCGCGGTGAGAGGATCCAGTTGATCCCTGTCCATCGCATCCCGAGAAGCAACATAACTTACTCCGTTAATTTTTGTGGTGGTCGTTTGGGTGCAAGCCGAAAAAACGGAACAGCAGAGCACGATAAGGACTAGAGAAATTTTATGCATGGGTGTAAATAAACCGAAAAATACAACTAATTTTTAAGTTGTGCTTCCGCTGCCTGCCGAACATTGGGGAACTGTGCAACAGGCGGGAAGACTAGTTTTCAGTTCTTTTATGATGAAGAAGACGACCCTTATTTTTTATTAAGACTCCAATTATATGTATAGTAACTTACAGAACTGCCTTTTAGTATTTTTTCCTTTCTGAATTTATTCAGAAAATCGATCTCGGTCCGGCCTTTCTTGACAAAATCATCTTTGTACCATTTGAAAATTTCCGACAGCGATACGTTTCCTTCTGAAACTCTTATAAACTGTGGATCATTTAACGCTTTGATCGTTTGTTCCTGAAGCTTCGTCTCGACACTGGCCGGGGTGTAAGCCGTAGAGATCAATGGCGGACAGCCTTTGGCTCCACACACCAAGACAAAATGAACACGCGCATCGTTAAATTTAGCGCGCAACATTTTATTTTCTATGTCATTCAACGTAAGTATTTTTCCGCCCAGCTTATATGTTGTCCTATCAAAAAAGCCATCTACATCGAGAGGAGAATTTAAGGGGTAGTTGTCAATAACACCTTTAATAACGGCGAGATTATAGGCGTTGATCCAAAACGCCTGATAAGCACTCTTGTCTGCTTCAGAAACCGAGATCATTGCTGCTGTTTTAAGAAGAGATTCCAATGGCTGTGGATCTTGTTTTAAAGCATCATAATCTACTTTTCCGTTAGAAACATAGCGCCCGAATAAAGCATCTGCCTCATCGAAAAAACCCGATAAGGTTTGTGAAACTACTTCGGAAGAGAAGCAGACCATCATTGCCAAAAATAGTAGTACAGTATTTTTCATATGCCTTAAATTACGAATAATAGGTCGGATTGGTTTCCTTAGAACTTACAATTTCAAGAGTCGATCTTAAAAAAATATGTGCATTTAAATTAAACCCGGTGTAATTACGTAATTTTATCTACGACACATAAGGAAACAGCTTTTCTATGGAACACATTGTAATTATCGGAAATGGGATTTCAGGCGTAACAGCAGCCAGACATATCCGCAAGCTTTCAGATAAAAAAATTACAATGATCTCTGCCGAGACCGATTATTTCTTTTCACGTACCGCCTTAATGTATATTTACATGGGGCATATGAAATATGAGCACACCAAACCTTACGAAGACTGGTTTTGGAGTAAGAATAGGATCGATCTTAAGAAGGGATACGTTCATAGAGTTCACACCAAGACAAAAGAAGTAGAGTTGACCGGAGGTGATCGCATAACATTCGACAAACTCATTATAGCAGTCGGTTCCAAATCGAATAAATTTGGCTGGCCGGGACAGGATCTGGATGGAGTTCAAGGACTTTATTCCTTTCAGGATCTGGAGGCGTTGGAAGAAAACGCACCTAATAATAAATCCTGTAAGCGAGCTGTGATCGTTGGGGGCGGACTCATAGGCATCGAGCTGGCCGAAATGTTGTCTACACGAAAAATTCCTGTCACCTTTCTGGCTCGGGAAGAATCTTTCTGGAACAACGTGCTTCCTAAAGGAGAAAGTGAAATGCTTAACAGGCATATAAAAAGTCATCATATCGATCTGCGTTTGGGAGTGAATTTGGGAGAGATCCTTGCCAATGAAAATGGCAAAGCCCGAGCTGTGACCATAAAAGAGACCGGGGAGCAAATAGCCTGCGACCTGGTGGGACTCACTGCCGGAGTTTCTCCAAATGTCGATTTTCTCAAAGAAAGTGAGATCGAAATAGACAAAGGAGTAAAAGTGAATCGATTTCTGGAGACAAATGTAAAAGACATTTATGCCATTGGCGATTGTGCGCAACAGGAAAACCCGAATCCCAATCGCAGACCCGTAGAAGCGGTGTGGTATACCGGACGAATGATGGGTGAAGTCGTGGCACAGACCATTTGTGGTAATCGCAGAGAATACAATCCCGGACATTGGTTTAACAGCGCAAAGTTTTTCGACATAGAATATCAGACCTATGGCTGGGTATTTCCCGATAAAAAGGACTACGAATCGCACTTCCATTGGAAGCACGATGATGACACCAAATGTATTACGATTGCCTATCACAAGGAAACCGGAGCTTTCCTAGGGATCAATACCTTCGGAATACGATTGAAACACGAAGTGATGGACCGATGGCTCACCGAAAAAAAGAAAATAGATTATGTGATAGAAAATTTAAAACAGGCTAATTTCGATCCCGAATTTTATCGCACTTTCGAAAAGGAGATCCTTTTGGCATATAACCAGCAACATATAACCGCATAGACTATGAGTACGTTTCAACGAAATATGTCGCTAACAGGAGAACCTCCAAAGACCATTAATACCCAACAGAAAATTGCCACTGTAATTGGTTTAACAGGACTTGTTATACTTCTTATAGCGCTTTTCAATGTCGACCTTCCAAACAATACCCTGTGGCTTACCGTAGCGCTTTGTTCGATGGGAGCCGGAACGATCTGGTTTGGGATCGCAGCCTATGCCCACAAACATCCTGGGATTAAGAACGATGGAGTGTATTTTAAATCCCTATCCTCCAGAGGATTCTGGGCCTGGATACTTGGGATCACTATGACCCTATTCTATGTCGTCCTCTATTGGTTTCCTCAATATTTAGGTTTAGTAACCGATGGCGAGAATAAGGGCGTTATTGCTCTGTTCGATCCTTTGAGTAAATTTATAAGTGGCAATTCTGCAAGCCAATGGTTTGTATACGGCACGCTTTACACACTCGCTATTCTTTCCTTCGGAATAAAATTCATTCTTAAATACCGTCACAACCGATATGAGATCATTAGAACCATCTCGGTAATGTTTTTTCAGTTGTCTTTTGCTTTTATGATCCCTGAAATGCTGGTGCGTTTTAACCTGCCGTATTACGATTTTAAAAATATTTGGCCCCTCAATTATGACCTGTTTGCCGATTATAAGATCGACGAATTTATAAGTGCAGGCGACGTGGGATTGATCATGCTTATTTTTGGTGTACTATCTATTTTTGTTATCACCCCAATTCTAACTTACAAGTACGGTAAACGCTGGTATTGCAGCTGGGTTTGTGGCTGTGGCGGACTCGCAGAAACTGCGGGTGACCCCTTCAGGCATCTAAGTGATAAGAGTCAGGGTGCATGGAAAATTGAGCGTTGGGTTGTTCACAGTGTGGTGGTTTTTGTTACGGTCATGACGACCGCTGTCGTGTTTTCCTATTTACGCGGAAACGAATCGGATGCTATTTCAGAATGGAGCGGACTGGAAGATAAGGTTGTTTTACTAAGTGCTACTGAAGGAAAGCCGCTAGGTGAACGTATTAAGGCTGCTGAAAAGGCCAAAGCGAACTCGGTTTATTTTATCAATAAGAATCCGCAATCGGACATCCCAGCGGTTACCAATACTGAAGATATCAACATTCCTTTCTATATCATTTCAGAAACTGAAAACGAAGTGGCTTTGCAGCGAATTAAAGCGGGATATGGTGGTACATTGCTGCTTGAGGGTGCCAATGAAAAATATATCACGGTCGATGATAAAAAGGATGTTTCGGTGTATGACAATTTATGGATCTCTAAGGAATTCTTTATTTGGTTCGTTATAGGTCTCCTCACTATTGTTTTTGCATGGGTAATGATATTTAGGAGAGAGCAACTGGCAAAGGATGCCAAATACGGCGCCATTGGTTATTTTGTCGTGGTGATCTCTATCTTATTGTTTACCTATTATAGTAACCCCGGAAAGCTGTTCTTTTTTGATGCCTACCAGCTTCGAAAAACCTACGGCTTTGTTATTGGAGCCATGTTTAGTGGCGTAATAGGTGTTGGTTTTTACCCCATCTTCGGAAGTAGGGTTTGGTGTCGCTTTGGATGTCCCATGGCAGCGATCCTGGGATTTCAGCAGCGTTTATTTTCCCGATTCAGAATCACTACAAATGGCGGACAATGTATCTCCTGCGGAAATTGCTCTACCTATTGCGAAATGGGGATCGATGTACGCGCCTATGCTCAGAAAGGTGAAAATATTGTTCGATCCAGCTGTGTAGGCTGTGGAATTTGCTCGGCGGTTTGTCCGCGGGGTGTCTTAAAATTGGAAAATGGTCCGTTGAAAGGAAGGATCGAAGGCAATGAAGTTTTACTCGGTAACGATGTCGATCTCATGGAACATGTAAACAGCAATTAATTTATCTCAAATAGGTGGATCTTGGTTAGTAATTTAACCTTTGTACGTCTAACCGATTGTTGTAAATTTTTTTCAGAAATTTGCTGCACTTAAAATCTATGGATCAGCAAATTAAAGTTATCATCCCCGCCTATGACGAAGCAGCATCGATTGCGAAAGTAATTGCTGCTATTCCGGATGGTGTGGATGAAGTGATCGTAGTGAATAATAACTCGGGCGATGACACGGCAGTTGTTGCTGCAAATGCAGGAGCAACGGTCCTAAATGAACCTAGACGAGGTTATGGTTATGCGTGTTTAAAGGGGATCGATTATATTAAAAAGTTGGATATTCTTCCGGATATCGTGGTTTTTCTTGACGGAGATTTTAGCGATTACCCCGAAGAACTTACAAAAATTGTTAACCCCATTGTGAAAACTGATTGTGATTTTGTCATAGGGGCACGTGTTAAAAAATTACGGGAGCCGGGATCCATGACCTTTCCACAACGCTTTGGCAATTGGCTTGCAACCACTTTGATGCGGCTTTTCTTTAGGTCACGATTCACCGATCTCGGTCCGTTTAGAGCCATAACGTTTGAAAAACTTATCGCACTGAACATGCAGGATAAAACCTATGGCTGGACCGTTGAAATGCAGCTGAAGGTCTTAAAAAGAAAATACAACTACACCGAGGTGCCTGTTCACTACCGAAACCGGATTGGAAAATCCAAAGTATCAGGTACGATAAAAGGTGCTATCTTTGCAGGCGTCAAAATTTTGGGCTGGATCTTTAAATACAGCATAAAAAAATGATCTTAGAAACTATTATCATCCTTATTTATTCTGTAGCGCTCATACTTATTTTTCTGTATGCGTTGGCACAGTTAAACTTGCTATTCAATTACTTGAGCGCCAGGAAAAACTGCGACAAGGATTGCGCGCTTTTTGATCTAAGCAATCCCGAAGAAACCCCAATGATCACCATACAGTTACCGGTTTATAACGAGTTGTACGTGATGGAGCGCTTGCTCAATAATATTGCTGAAATGGATTATCCGAAGGATAAACTTGAGATTCAGGTGTTAGACGATTCCACTGATGAATCGTTCCAAACCACGGCACAGCAAATAATTGAATTACAAACACAGGGACTCAATATTCAGCATATTACCAGGAAAGATCGAAAAAATTTTAAGGCCGGTGCTTTAAAAGAAGGCTTAAAGATCGCCAAAGGGGAATATATTGCCATTTTCGATGCAGATTTTCTTCCGAAGAAAAACTGGCTAAAACGAACCATTCCTTATTTTAAAGATTCAGAAATTGGCGTGGTTCAAACCCGTTGGGGTCATCTAAACAGAAATTATTCGGTACTCACCCGTGTTCAGGCTTTTGCACTCGATGCACACTTTACCCTGGAACAGGTGGGCAGGAACAGCAAAGGACATTTTATAAATTTTAACGGTACGGCCGGAGTTTGGAGAAAGGAATGTATTCTTGACGCAGGAAACTGGGAAGGCGACACCCTAACCGAGGATCTGGATCTTAGTTATCGTGCCCAGCTCAAGAATTGGAAGTTTAAATACCTGGAAGAGGTGGAAACACCAGCCGAATTACCCGTAGTTATTAGTGCAGCGAGATCTCAACAATTCCGATGGAATAAGGGAGGGGCCGAAAATTTCAAGAAAATGGCATGGAGGGTGTTAAAAAGTGGCAATGTTCCATTAAAGACCAAAGTTCACGGGATACTCCATTTGCTCAACAGTACGATGTTCCTCAACATTTTGATCGTGGCTATTTTAAGTATCCCGATGTTGTATATTAAAAACGAATACGAGCATTTAAAGATCTATTTCTTCGTAATGAGTTTCTTCATTATTAGCACAGTTATCTTCTTTATTTGCTATTGGTTTACCTACAAGAATATTTACGGCGGCGGTATCCGGAAATTTTTAAAGTACACCATGATGTTCTTTACCTTTTTCTCGATAGCCATGGGGTTTTCTCTCCATAATTCTATCGCTGTTTTGGAGGGACATATGGGTAAAAAGAGTGAATTTATTCGCACGCCTAAATTCAACATAAGCACCTTAAAAGAAAGCTGGAAAGGGAACAAATATCTTTCAAAGAACGTATCTGCCAATGTGATCATTGAAGGGTTACTGATGCTTTATTTTGGCTTCGGAATGTACAGCGCATTTGTTGTGGGTGATCAGGGGGGTGACTTTGGTCTTTTCCCGTTTCATCTAATGCTCTTTTTAGGATTTGGATTCGTGTTCTTTAAAAGTCTTACCAGTAAAGCCTGATGGCTAAACCATACACCTTGAATATCTTTTCCTATTTTTGGGGCATGATCAACCAACCAAAGGCGATCGTTATATTATCACTATTTCTGTTTTTTATTTCTGAAGCTTATTCACAGACTACGAATGAAAAAAAGGAAAAACCAACCTATTTCAAAAAACAGGTTGAGCTACTGCACGACAATGATTTTCTGTTGTTTACCGATTGGTACTATACTACCGGATCCTTTATTAGTTATCGCATCCTCCTCAATGAACTGGAGGAGGTTCGCTATAAAAGACAAATTGAATTTTCCCTGTCTCAGGAATATTATACTCCGTCTAATGTTGAGTCTGAAGACATTGAAGATTTCGACAGGCCATACGCCGGCTATAGTGCATTAACCAGCAAGCTTACATTTTCGAACAACAATTATTTGCTCGATTTTACTTTTCAAATGGGTGTATCCGGAGCAATTTCGGGGGCCGAAGGGTTTCAAAGTTGGTTTCATTCTACCAACGAATCTAAGGATCCAAGCTGGATCGGACAGATCGATGACGCTGTTCATGCCAATTTTTACGCCAATTACACGAAAGAGTGGAAGTTCTTGCCTAAGCCATTTAGTGTGCATGCCGCCTGGAGATCGGGATTGGCGATGGGAACCAAGGATATATTTATTCAAAACCAGGCTCTATTCTATTTTGGAAAACGCAATGACATAATGAATACCATGGCGTATCGCCAGCTTGGGGAGGTGAGACCGGAATTCTTTTTTGTAGTAAAATTTGCCTATCGTTATGTAATGCACGATGGTCTTTTGGAAGGCATCATTGTAGGAGATAATTCAGAATTTGTATTGGATCCGATCAATAATGTTTTTATTTACGGAATTGAGGGTTTTTATCGCAAACGGAGAATGGAATTTAAACTGGGTTACAATTACTCATCGCGTAAAGCTCCCACTACCGACTTGCATACCTGGATCACACTTTCTGTCGCCAGAAATTTCTAGAATTCTACTTCCACTTCAAGTGGCTGCTCCCCTCTTTTTACCGTTACTATAGTTTTTTCACCTTTTTCAAATTTCGAAAGTGTTTTCATATAGCTCATCATATCGGTCACGTCGTATTCCCCCATTTTAACTACTATGTCCCCTTTTTTCAGGCCGGCTTTAATGGCAGGTTTGTCTTCACTAACGCCATCAATACGCATGCCTTTTCCGGTAAATAGATAATCGGGAACAACTCCTAAAGTCACTTTAAATTCGGGGACCACTTCACTTTCGTTCTTTGTTTTTCTAAAGGCCAGCTTGCCTTGATTGCTTAATTCATTGATGACTCCATAGATATAATCTGAAATGATCTGCATCCCGTCATAGTTCAATTTGTCGGCGTCATCTCCGGGCTTGTGATAATCACTATGCTGCCCTGTAAAGAAATGTAGTACCGGGATATCGGCCAGATAAAAAGAAGTATGATCGCTGGGTCCGATCCCGCTTTCATGCTCGGCAATATTCAGATCGAAGGTATTGCTGGCAAACAAGGTTTGTTTAAACACCGGGGATGTTCCCACACCGTGAACGGCAACCGTTCTTTCGGTATTAAGCCTACCCACCATATCCATATTGATCATATAGTTAATTTGTTCTAAGTCTATGGTTGAGTTTTTTACGAAGTACGATGATCCTAAAAGTCCCATTTCCTCACCAGAAAACCCGATAAACAGATAATTATTTTTTTTATTTTCTGAAAGTCTACGGGCCAGGTCCAACATCACTGCTACGCCGCTCGCGTTATCATCGGCCCCGTTATGAATGGCTTCTCCCTCGCGATATAGCGATCCTTCTCCCCCCAGTCCTAAGTGATCGTAATGTGCACCAATGACTATAGTAGATGCCGCATTATGATCTAAATAGCCCACAACGTTTATTCCGGTTTGTGTGCTATCATTTTCACTATCGGCAAACTCGGCCTGTTCGTGTGGATTACTGCTGGGTCTAAATGTAAATTCCTGAAAATAACTTTGGTTGTCGCCCTTTGGCTCAAGTCCCAGTTCCTCAAAACGTTTCGCTATATATTCTGCAGCTAACTGTTCTCCCTCTGTTCCGGTTTGCCTGCCTTTTAAAGCATCATCGGCTAAAAACGTAACATCCTCCTGCATAGACACTACAGGTTTTGTTTCCGGTTTACAGGAAATTAGAAAGCAAATAAAAAATAGTATAAAAAATGCCCGCATATTATTACTTTTGCACAAAAGTAACGCTTAAAATGAAAAATACACTGTTAATTGCCCTTCTGTGCCTGTTAATTTCATGTAAAAATAATTCAGAAACAGACAAAGAGACACATGTAAATACTACCGAAAATACTTCAGAATTTAATAGCGGGACTAGCGATAGCCTGATCTACCCGGAAGAGAAGCATTTCAAATCTATAAAGCAAATCACTTTTGGAGGTGATAATGCCGAAGCATACTGGAGTTTCGACGACAAACAGATCGTCTTCCAGTCCAACAATTCAGAATGGGGTCTGGAGTGTGATCAAATGTTCCTGATGAATGTTGGTGAGACCTTTAAAAAATCTCAACCACCCATGGTGAGTACAGGAAAAGGCCGAACCACCTGTGCCTATTTTCTACCCGATAATAAACATTTTGTATATGCATCGACCCATCTGGCCGATGAAAATTGTCCCGAAGTACCGCTTAGAAAGAACGGAAAATACGTCTGGCCGGTTTATGACTCTTTCGATATATTCGTTAGCGATCTTCAGGGAAACATCACTGCTCAGCTAACCACAGAGCCCGGTTATGATGCCGAAGCCACAGTTTCTCCCAAGGGCGACAAAATAGTATTTACCTCAACTCGTAGTGGTGATCTGGAATTATACACCATGAATATCGACGGTACAGAGGTAAAACAAATTACCAACGAACTGGGCTATGACGGTGGGGCCTTCTTTTCTCCGGATGGTTCGAAGTTGATCTTTAGATCATCGCGACCCAGGACCGAAGCCGAAATCAAAGAATACAAAGATCTGTTAGCTCAGGGTCTGGTACAACCCACCGAAATGGAGCTTTATATTTGTAATGCCGACGGAAGTGACCTGAAACAGATCACTAATCTCGGAAATGCCAACTGGAGCCCTTTCTTTCACCCAAGTGGAAAGAAGATCCTGTTTTCTAGTAACTTTGAAGCAGAACGCGGATTTCCTTTCAATCTTTACATGATAGATATCGATGGGAAGAATCTGGAGCGTGTTACTCACAGCGAAACATTTGATGCTTTTCCAGTATTCTCGAATGATGGAAAATCGTTGATCTTCTCATCTAACCGAAACAACGGAGGGGGTCGGGATACCAATCTCTTCATCGCCGAGTGGCAGGACTAATATGTCCAACAAACCATATTCTATGACCTAAAAATGCTGGAGTACATAAAAACACATCGCATTGCTTTTCTTCTGATGCTCGCCTGTGTTTTATTTTATCTCAGTTTTGGTTATGATCTGGAACGCAGCGACCACATCAAATTGTTCTCAATTTATGCGGCTCTGTTTTATTTAAGCTGGAAAATTATCCAAACCAACAAAGGTAATTTCTGGCTTTTGGCTGGTTTCGGAATTTTTTGCCGATTCCTTTTTATAGGGGCATTGCCCAATCTATCGCAAGATTATTTTCGTTTTCTTTGGGACGGACGTTTAATTCTGAAAGGGGTAAGTCCGTATGCCATGTCCCCGGAAATGATCATGGAACACGCTCCGGGACTCATTGCTCAAGCCGAACAGCTTTTCAACGGCATGGGGAAGCTTAGCACCGTGCACTTTAGTAGTTATCCACCCGTAAATCAATCACTATTCGCACTTTCGGCTTTATTTGCGGGCAAAAGTATATTGGGGCAGGTAATTGTAATTCGGCTGATATTGATTGCCGCAGATATTGGTATTTTATACTTCGGAAGGAAGATCCTTCAGCATCTTAAAGTTGATGGACATCGCATCTTCTGGTATTTTTTAAACCCTTTTATCATCATCGAACTTACCGGAAACCTCCATTTTGAAGGCGTGATGTTATTCTTTTTCATTGGGTCGATGTATCTGCTACTGAAGTCGAAATGGCTATGGGCAGCGGTACTTTTAGGGCTTTCCATTTCGGTAA is from Constantimarinum furrinae and encodes:
- a CDS encoding hemerythrin domain-containing protein, giving the protein MNIFEAIRKDHDLQRELCDKLTKTEGASDTRKQLFKALKHELNVHAIAEERHFYSPLIHNDMMQEHARHGIAEHHEIDDLVEQLEETDMDSPAWLVYAKQLCEKVEHHLEDEEHTFFQLAGKVFTETQKKALAKDYREAMSEKR
- a CDS encoding glycoside hydrolase family 113; protein product: MHKISLVLIVLCCSVFSACTQTTTTKINGVSYVASRDAMDRDQLDPLTAVNANYAAIMPFGFIRSVDDPKVIFDTQRQWFGETRRGVKQCIDMLHENNIKVMVKPQLWLSRGEFTGYLKLNSEEEWRVLEDSYRGFILTFAEVAQETGADMFCIGTELEQFIVSRTDFWNTLIAEVKEVYHGKLTYAANWDEYKRVPFWNQLDYIGVDAYFPVSESKTPGIEEAKAGWQPWKAEMKALSEANDLKIVFTEFGYRSVDYAGKEPWKSDRDMKEVNMEAQTNLTQALFDELWDEPWIAGGFVWKWFPDHHTVGGIENSQFTPQNKPAEKIIAQRFSTSK
- a CDS encoding DUF547 domain-containing protein, translating into MKNTVLLFLAMMVCFSSEVVSQTLSGFFDEADALFGRYVSNGKVDYDALKQDPQPLESLLKTAAMISVSEADKSAYQAFWINAYNLAVIKGVIDNYPLNSPLDVDGFFDRTTYKLGGKILTLNDIENKMLRAKFNDARVHFVLVCGAKGCPPLISTAYTPASVETKLQEQTIKALNDPQFIRVSEGNVSLSEIFKWYKDDFVKKGRTEIDFLNKFRKEKILKGSSVSYYTYNWSLNKK
- a CDS encoding NAD(P)/FAD-dependent oxidoreductase → MEHIVIIGNGISGVTAARHIRKLSDKKITMISAETDYFFSRTALMYIYMGHMKYEHTKPYEDWFWSKNRIDLKKGYVHRVHTKTKEVELTGGDRITFDKLIIAVGSKSNKFGWPGQDLDGVQGLYSFQDLEALEENAPNNKSCKRAVIVGGGLIGIELAEMLSTRKIPVTFLAREESFWNNVLPKGESEMLNRHIKSHHIDLRLGVNLGEILANENGKARAVTIKETGEQIACDLVGLTAGVSPNVDFLKESEIEIDKGVKVNRFLETNVKDIYAIGDCAQQENPNPNRRPVEAVWYTGRMMGEVVAQTICGNRREYNPGHWFNSAKFFDIEYQTYGWVFPDKKDYESHFHWKHDDDTKCITIAYHKETGAFLGINTFGIRLKHEVMDRWLTEKKKIDYVIENLKQANFDPEFYRTFEKEILLAYNQQHITA
- a CDS encoding 4Fe-4S binding protein, with protein sequence MSTFQRNMSLTGEPPKTINTQQKIATVIGLTGLVILLIALFNVDLPNNTLWLTVALCSMGAGTIWFGIAAYAHKHPGIKNDGVYFKSLSSRGFWAWILGITMTLFYVVLYWFPQYLGLVTDGENKGVIALFDPLSKFISGNSASQWFVYGTLYTLAILSFGIKFILKYRHNRYEIIRTISVMFFQLSFAFMIPEMLVRFNLPYYDFKNIWPLNYDLFADYKIDEFISAGDVGLIMLIFGVLSIFVITPILTYKYGKRWYCSWVCGCGGLAETAGDPFRHLSDKSQGAWKIERWVVHSVVVFVTVMTTAVVFSYLRGNESDAISEWSGLEDKVVLLSATEGKPLGERIKAAEKAKANSVYFINKNPQSDIPAVTNTEDINIPFYIISETENEVALQRIKAGYGGTLLLEGANEKYITVDDKKDVSVYDNLWISKEFFIWFVIGLLTIVFAWVMIFRREQLAKDAKYGAIGYFVVVISILLFTYYSNPGKLFFFDAYQLRKTYGFVIGAMFSGVIGVGFYPIFGSRVWCRFGCPMAAILGFQQRLFSRFRITTNGGQCISCGNCSTYCEMGIDVRAYAQKGENIVRSSCVGCGICSAVCPRGVLKLENGPLKGRIEGNEVLLGNDVDLMEHVNSN
- a CDS encoding glycosyltransferase family 2 protein, whose amino-acid sequence is MDQQIKVIIPAYDEAASIAKVIAAIPDGVDEVIVVNNNSGDDTAVVAANAGATVLNEPRRGYGYACLKGIDYIKKLDILPDIVVFLDGDFSDYPEELTKIVNPIVKTDCDFVIGARVKKLREPGSMTFPQRFGNWLATTLMRLFFRSRFTDLGPFRAITFEKLIALNMQDKTYGWTVEMQLKVLKRKYNYTEVPVHYRNRIGKSKVSGTIKGAIFAGVKILGWIFKYSIKK
- a CDS encoding cellulose synthase family protein yields the protein MILETIIILIYSVALILIFLYALAQLNLLFNYLSARKNCDKDCALFDLSNPEETPMITIQLPVYNELYVMERLLNNIAEMDYPKDKLEIQVLDDSTDESFQTTAQQIIELQTQGLNIQHITRKDRKNFKAGALKEGLKIAKGEYIAIFDADFLPKKNWLKRTIPYFKDSEIGVVQTRWGHLNRNYSVLTRVQAFALDAHFTLEQVGRNSKGHFINFNGTAGVWRKECILDAGNWEGDTLTEDLDLSYRAQLKNWKFKYLEEVETPAELPVVISAARSQQFRWNKGGAENFKKMAWRVLKSGNVPLKTKVHGILHLLNSTMFLNILIVAILSIPMLYIKNEYEHLKIYFFVMSFFIISTVIFFICYWFTYKNIYGGGIRKFLKYTMMFFTFFSIAMGFSLHNSIAVLEGHMGKKSEFIRTPKFNISTLKESWKGNKYLSKNVSANVIIEGLLMLYFGFGMYSAFVVGDQGGDFGLFPFHLMLFLGFGFVFFKSLTSKA
- a CDS encoding lipid A-modifier LpxR family protein, yielding MAKPYTLNIFSYFWGMINQPKAIVILSLFLFFISEAYSQTTNEKKEKPTYFKKQVELLHDNDFLLFTDWYYTTGSFISYRILLNELEEVRYKRQIEFSLSQEYYTPSNVESEDIEDFDRPYAGYSALTSKLTFSNNNYLLDFTFQMGVSGAISGAEGFQSWFHSTNESKDPSWIGQIDDAVHANFYANYTKEWKFLPKPFSVHAAWRSGLAMGTKDIFIQNQALFYFGKRNDIMNTMAYRQLGEVRPEFFFVVKFAYRYVMHDGLLEGIIVGDNSEFVLDPINNVFIYGIEGFYRKRRMEFKLGYNYSSRKAPTTDLHTWITLSVARNF
- a CDS encoding M20/M25/M40 family metallo-hydrolase, with protein sequence MRAFFILFFICFLISCKPETKPVVSMQEDVTFLADDALKGRQTGTEGEQLAAEYIAKRFEELGLEPKGDNQSYFQEFTFRPSSNPHEQAEFADSENDSTQTGINVVGYLDHNAASTIVIGAHYDHLGLGGEGSLYREGEAIHNGADDNASGVAVMLDLARRLSENKKNNYLFIGFSGEEMGLLGSSYFVKNSTIDLEQINYMINMDMVGRLNTERTVAVHGVGTSPVFKQTLFASNTFDLNIAEHESGIGPSDHTSFYLADIPVLHFFTGQHSDYHKPGDDADKLNYDGMQIISDYIYGVINELSNQGKLAFRKTKNESEVVPEFKVTLGVVPDYLFTGKGMRIDGVSEDKPAIKAGLKKGDIVVKMGEYDVTDMMSYMKTLSKFEKGEKTIVTVKRGEQPLEVEVEF